From the Conger conger chromosome 13, fConCon1.1, whole genome shotgun sequence genome, the window ATTGTTTGCCCTAACAAGGGGTGTGTCCCGGTGGAAAAAGAAGGTGGCGAGGACACTGCCTGTGAGAACCACCCCAGAGACTGAAAGAGCAGCAAGGACGATCCCCATGGTCTCCTGGAAGGACAGGAACTCCACCTCCTTTGGAATGCAGACAGTTCGAGCAGCATTCGACCAAAATCGATCTTGGCACTTCTGGCACTCTGTTGAACCTTAAATATTATGTAGAAAACCTCTCAGCCAAGACCAATGTGGTTCATTAGGAAGCATGATTTTCAGTTTGTTGTCCGTAGCGCACTTTATCACTTGCCATTCGTCTAACTTGGGCGATTGGGCAACCTTAATTTCCAGCCCTGGAAACATGCTGCTTTCAATGCACTTTCATGACTTTTGATAAATAGCAGCAGGACACACCGATATTGACTGACAGGTTATCAGCACAGATATTTCCTGTGCACACATCTGGCTGGCTGTATTTCACAAAGATTTGTATTCACAGGCAAGCGACAGCCTGTGTAACATATTGGCCACTCTGTTCACCCAATATATAATAAACAGAATGACTATCAACAGGTGAAGACTGTCCTTGCTGGAGGCCCACTCCATAATTTTAGCTGCTAATAAAATGCCCATGGTTTACAAAGAACAAAAAGACAAGTATGTAATTATTCTCCTAATAAAAATACTGATGAAGatcaggaaaaaaataagtatttaaatAAAGTGTTGGACCAACACtacttgttcttttttttttttgttaatgagTGAATGGAGTCTTTGCAAAGCTCATCACAATGGGAATGACCTCATCACTTGCTTGTGAGTTAAGATATCAAAAGGAATAGTTAGCTAACATTTTAATATGGCTCAGCTGGCTAAGCAGTTTCTTATTTTCACAGATAAACAACCAGAATTACTGAGTGTGCACAAAATTGCAGCCATAAGCACTTATATCTTATCGTACCAGTGGTGTTGCTGATCTCTCCTGCTGCACATGGTAAGCAGTCGAAGCAGCAGATGGGCTTTCCTTTCTGCACAGCCTTCCAAGTGCCTGGGGGACAGGGCATGCTGCAGACGGACACAGGCACCTGTATGCatccaacacaacacacagaaaatCACTCTTAGCTGATGTGTATTTGATtctgcagccatttctgttcgtGTTGCGCTACTATTTCAAATTGTTAGCTAACATTCgtggcaaacagaaaaaggttGGAATATGTTCGCTAACGTTTGCGATCTTGAATGCACCTCTGGTCACACTATGACAAGACACTAGTTAAATtgttatatccttaatctagGATTGGAACAAGTTCACGCAACAGTCTtttgacatgcacaagagagaagtgaggaaaaaaGCAGCAGGCAGTCATTTTTACTAATCTTAgggggaggaactggcctatcacgaaacagtgttaactttatgttatGCATTTGTCACTGGTGCAGccgatataaaaaataataataaaataaagcggGCCAATTCTCCAATCACAGATTATAATCCAGTTACTTGTAGCGCCAACACTGGTGAttggaaaaaagtcaataatcaTTACAGGTACTTGTCTAAATCGAGGACTTGGATCGCCCCTactataataatacatttaataatacattttatttaaagcgcCTTTCACATCACCCAAGGACACTGTAAAATAGTGGCAAGTGGcagtcataaaacaacatatagggacagacactgtacacttattaaaagacactatacaaaaatgtagacaataaaatagagtatataaaacaacaaacaacaataggATGGTACATggcgagagtgagatggaggggtcagttaggagtagggaggaaaagcaagagtgaaaaggtgagttttgagcTTGGTTTTGAAGGTGGACAGTGAGGTGATATTCCGTAGTGCAAGTGGGAAGGAGTTCCAGAGTTTAGGACCAGCTACACTAAACGCCCTGTCACCCATAGAACGGAGATGTGCAGTGGGGGTGAGCAGGAGGTGGGTATTGGTGGAGCGTAGGGTGCGGGTAGGTTGGTATGGGGTCAGGAGGTTTGAAAGATAAGAGGGTGCAAGATTATGTTGGGCTTTGAAAACAAGTAGAATGATTTTAAATTGAATACGGTATTGCACAGGGAGCCAGTGTAGTTGATGGAGGATGGGAGTGATGTGTTGCCAGGGCCTAGTGCGGGTGAGGACTCTTGCAGCGGAATTTTACTATCCATGTAATTGATGTAGCGATGGGCACtgaaagtgaatgaacagagaagaggtcatgcctcatgccaggacgtgctagctgttgatagcTGCTAATCTGTAAGTAACgttacattaaaggtacaataggtacgatttttgtgttaaaacattgttacaagatcattgtaaatcccttcctatctttgaaaaaggctcactgacatgttgacctcTGCCTGTTTCAAAGTGTAAATTTgtcgggccgtcactctgtatcaaaatattgtacagctgtacatcAATTCAAGCTCACtgcttgaaaattggttctaactgccacagccaatggcatgggggctcATTTGGATTGTTCTTGTaactgcccaaattgcactccggACAAgcatcactgaaactctgtatactattgcttattatccaagcaactacatatttaattataaaaccataccagtttgttatcggtagcagcAAGCAAATTAGCTGTCGTTAGCttgatgaatttacaaatatccacttacgataaaatgaGCAATACGAACATTGTAGCGATGCATAGTGCACAAGCGTTACGCTTCAGGTggttatttgtaaattcgggaagctaactagtaatgtATAATTTGCTTGGTGTCACtgatatttgtattgttttctaactagataagcaatagtatacagagtttcagtgatcgcttgtctggagtgcaatttgggcagctacacgttccttttatctttacgtgttcaatcatccgtgtttagctaaacctttatttctctcaaactgttagttacagttgcatcgtttgtggtggaCTATCATAGCTAGTTACATAGACAAATTAGTTGTTTGctcaatatagttggttagctaaagtgaaacttaaaaaagacaaaaaatataaatagtgttgtgtagcacaccaagtCAAAATTTAAtcaagtcacctgttcggccaACCTTTTCTTATgagaacactatgaaaagacggcaggctctgttgtgtttgtcactgtcagctttccaaaacagtgcatgagtgcactgaactgtataatatcACTTTAATTACCCGTTATATtaatagactgtgggaagcttaaacagtgttgtggtctgaggctgtttgttgttgcaattcctctcttgaccattagtagtccgaaattacctattgtacctttaaggcaaTGGTGTTTCATAAGCTTGGCACTGACAACTAGTTCACTGCTTTTGCTGGTGTAATGTTTATACTTTACAGGACTTGAtgacatagctagctagctagaagttgccattGCATGTAAATTGTCCTATTTAatgttacatagctagctagctaacgcaatTAGCTAGTAACCAAGCTGACATAGGCTAGCTAGCTTAGCATGGAGCTATCCCAACAAGAGACACAGATTGACTTCTGatggctagaatagctacagactaaccagagttcctgttttttgttgtgtaaagtatgttacccattgatccagggtcagacataaCATTACTTAGTTCCTTTGGAAAATCATATCTGAGACCAACAAAGCAACTTAAGCCTTAAatatagatagctagctagctaggtaagtaACCTAACTGTTGcaaatttagctagctaattaggACAATAACTATGAGCAAATATTTTAGCTAAGCTTATACATTAGCTCTGTCTAGCTGGTTTATTTACAGGCTGATAGCTAGCCACTGCATTAATCCTACCTTGTCGCATAGCTAGTTAACATTTCATGAGGTAGCTAACTAGCTCCTTTGCCTTGTCCACAaactaatgttagctgagctaacAACGGGTGCTTCCCATCAGCCAGGAAGTGCATACTCCTCATCTCCACTACCACCCTACTCCACCATAGACCACATTGTATAAatcatgtaaataaaacaattctgctcagttttcacaaattatttttatattccaacattgaaTTGTGTTCGTACCATGGTTAAATGTCACAAAAccctgcctgctattcacattcctcaACATCATAAGGCCGCAGAGCCGTTAAGTTCTTCGCTGTTGTGATGTCACGCTAATTTCTTCTGCCATTTTGGTTCCATATGGGAAATGTATAATTGTATGTTCCGTGTGTCCCTTGCAGTTGCATCATGCCGtacattatagagtcactggctaacagacaagcaaactgttcattttcaatAACACCCCGTTTccgaatttttttaaataaaaaccgtagcacatgaaaacccaCTTTATGGGAACGGCACAAGTCCGTTTAAAAGTATGACatgttctaattgggtgagaaactgtacaaCCCTGTAAAACGTTTGTAGAAaagattttttaataaaaactaccaaTCAGATCTTTTAacatttttctgaattaattttaatatatttttatttgaaaatcaaATCAAGATTTTTCATTATATTGGTCTCAGAATGGCAAAACAACAAGACTGGTGATTTTCCTGTATTGAATGCAAGTGTGGTTTGGACATTATCTAACAATCGTGCATCTGTTAATACACAATTTGCTCAGTGCAATGCTTAATTCTCCCATAATGTTCCCCTCCTCGTGGGCCTAATTTGCCTCACTTAGTATTTCTGATAACCTTGGCGATGTCCCAATATGAAGGCAGCTGCCTTGCTACCTGCATCCTTAGAAGTGAGCTCCCTCCTACGGTCGCATCCTCTTAAAAGGAACCTCAGAAGGCAAAGGATTTGGGGCACACTGAAGGCAGCATGATGTCACGGAACGTGAAATCAGTGTTATCAGTGTATACTGTTGTTACCGCTCTTGCATTCCTTTGTCCatgaagagaaaacaaaatttgtttttcattcagcTTACTACAACTTTTTCCAGCCCTAACTATATAATCAGTTCAAGTATTTACATCAATAATGTTAGCAGGAAAATAAGTGAAATTGCTGTCTTCAAATGCTGCCTGCTAAGGCAGCTGACTTCATATTAGGACACAGCCCTTGATTCAGAAACCCTGCAGCATAATGAATGAGCTGGCATTTACACCAGGACAGCAGTGGTTGGCCCTTGTCCTGGACAATGCCATCTTTATGGATGCTGCCGGTCAGTGGTCTGAAGACTGTCCTCTGTAGCATAACCCTGTGGCCTTTACAGAGGGAAACATTCAAATAATGTATGAATAAGCCTGATTGAGAACATGTGAAAGATTGGTACAGCAGTCCAAAAATTATATAGATGGTTCTGTGGTTACATTTATGGCATGCTAAATAAATGGGTCACTTTACCTCATTCTGGCCACCACCCCAGACCACTCTTTTTACATCGATGTCAAACTTGCTGTGAGATCCATCCACAGAGTCAAAATGTCCCACCTTGACAAACTCCACCATCCCCTGTACCCCACTTTGCCAGTTAATGATGTCATAAGCGGCCGGTGGTTCACCGTTTTCATCAAAGTGTGTAGCTTCTCCCATAGCTGTGGTGAAGTTGACTGTTTGGATGTAGTGGAGAATCTTCCAGGACAGGGAAGATCAGGATTTTCACAATGTTTAACAAAATTGAACATTAGGggtgatgaaaaatgaaatgaattctTATGAACTGAATATTATTCATAGATTATCGAAGAAACCATTATCAAACAAGTGTTCatgaatatttgtaaatgttcACAAAATCGTAATAtatgttaatacattttaatatattcatttgtatttgtaaattTCAGACAAAATCTTAATTTTCAAACAGTGAATATGTTTCTAACAAATCCCACTGAGATATTAATATAcatgaatttatatttttacccaatgtgatatttgtatgttgCTTGGTCTTACCTGCCAGGGCTGGAGGTTGGTGACATTTGGACAGCCCCCTTTTTCAAAGGGGCCATGCCCTGGTTGGCAGGACAGCATGTTGTGAATGGCATGTGCAATGGCATACACAGCCTTGTACAGACTGTAAGTGAATCTGAGCTCAGAGACGTCCGTATAAAAGCTCTCAACATTGTCCAAGCTCTCAGACCCTGTGCAGTTGGGTCTGGCTgatggagaggggctggggccATTTCTAAAGGAGCATTCAAACATCATCTCCCAGAATTCCTCCACAAAGGGGTCAGAGGGCAAATCCTTGGGCTGAAACCTGGTGAGAAAAGACCTGAGACCCTGAATGTTTCCCTTGCGCAAGGCAAATCCTAAAGTCCCTCTCAGTAATGGCAGATTATTAGGAGAGGACATGTGGCTCGAGGTAATCCAGGACTCTGTGGCGATCCACTGCCTGTCGGTGATGTTCTGTCTCACCACTTCCCTCAGGAGGACTTGCATGTCTGCGACAACTGCAAAAGTGACGATAACTTTGGCTGTGGAATGCCTGAGCGTCTCCACGATGCGTGGAATGCTAGTTTCTAAATTCACCTTAGGGATGACCTCAGAAAAGGCCACACACAACTCAGAgttctgcagctcctccagaaGATGCTGGATCCCAAACTTGCCGTAGTCATCATCTCCCATAACCACACCGACCCAGGTCCAGCCAAAGAGGCGCAGCATGCGTGCTATGGCCCGGGCCTGAAAGGCATCGCTGGGTACAGTGCGGAAGAAGGTGGGGTACTTTTGGTTGTCTCCCAGGCACGCACATGTGGCAGAGTAGCTGACCTGGGcagcacacagatcacacacccACCTGTCAGCTTAATGTTACTTTAAACATGTCAAGTTTATTTCCAGTAAACAttaaacagaaaacaagcaCAGGGTCATACAATATCAACAGAAAACAGAGGAGAGGCACTTAATCACTCAGAGCACATTTGGTTATATGAGTTATAATGGGGTTTTTTTAGGCCTCTGAGACTGACTGGGTCACCAGCGGGTAGTAAAGCACTCCTCCTAATCAAATGTTAATAGAACTTAAtacttttttgtattcattttaaacacattttcgtTCAGTAAATttagttcctttttttttgtaaagcgTGACATATAAATTATCGACCTGTGGgcacacctctccccatctgccatgcatcTACCACATCTGTAACTAAATTCAAACTGATGTCTTGCCTCTTCCGATGTGTGTAGCTAGGAGTAGAATAAGGAGAAAGGAAAATAAGTGATAGTTTCCCTTTGCCTCAGTCGAGAAAGGAGTGAGGTGAGAGGAACTTTTTAGGAGTATATATTGTGTAAAGCAGTATTGCATATATATTCATCTAGTTAAGCTAGTTGTTAGATgtatgtattgtactgtatatagtttAATTCTTTGCACAGTTTTGTTTTCCTGTGTCccgtgtttttatagtttagcactgaataccTCAATTCCTAAGTCAAGGACAAACCCAGAACTACTTCATATTTCCGCATGAACATCAATTTCAATTTGTGTCCaaaatttggtaaagatatcaaAAGGCATTGCAATGCCATAAGTACACTTTGAACTTTTTGTCGAGACacatgatcagaaaagcttatttttgtttgatttttgatACAAAATTTACCTTCACATGTGAagttttttattcaaataaataaattgttaaatttATAAATTgttactcaccctaatgctttcgTACCAACCACATTTAAActtgaactttatttcaaaattaggttaaacAGAGCCCCGTTACCcccattagccagtacaatAACAGGTTTATCTAAATAcaaatcctgtaattgtctGTTACTAGGCAAACGAGCATAAAACTATTTACAAAAGTACAATATaagaatatatttaaattgaaaGCACTATGATGTCTGCTGTACCACCAAACTTCAACCCACAAAGATTTGCCTGCAACACAAATGCTCATAGGATGGTTCCACacatctgtatattcattcctaaactgtccatcacctgaatatgacatatGAATATACGTTGCTTCggtatatacactcaatgagcactttattctgcatttattatacttatcttttagacttctactgctgtagcctatccacttaaagttataatgtgttgtgtgttcagagatgctcttctgcatactactgttgtaatgtgttgttgttacagtctggccattctcctctgacgtctctctcattaacaaggcgtttctgtctgcagaactgctggatTTTCGTTTTTTGCCCATTCTTTTCAAACActtgagactagtgtgtgtgaaaatcccaggagatcagcagtttctgagatactcaaaccctgtctgccaccaacagtcttccacagttaaagtcacttagatcacattatttccccattctgatggttgatgtaaacattaactgaactgGCCCGTATCTGCACACACAATTCccgtatatgcacacacaattggctgattagataatcgcatgaataagtgaaGTAAAAATGCTCCagataaagtgctcggtgagtgtatatagttcgcaaaaatggctgaatggcttctgaaataaatacaataaaaaaattagttagaaaactgccttcataaccaggtgggatattttcttccataaatatgtctttatagaataatttgcaaaacaaacctATATTCAACCGAAAAACTATGTCTAAAGTCAGAGACagtgtcataatggttggcaaaaggcgaaaaagacaggaaattcacagaagcaccgagaacattatcttgacctatgcactgacaaggcttccgaCACgtaatgcattaatacctgccatgggtactgtaactatggtggtctacttcaaacaacatgtaccactgggcaggctgctgaggatttaatgaaatattctctttgaatcaacaaccaaatagattattttcagaggaatgcaGGAGTTCATTCATTTCTAAATATCAATTAGCtaagtattttgttgctatatgtacttaaaatgtactaATTATGTGTCattactttctagtaattaatgctcttTTAACGAAACTCAAAGAGTTCATCACTGTCaaattacataagtacataGTGTATATCTGAATGAACATTAGCCtagggagctggtctaactggtcaaccagttgtttcaaaacctagctcaaggtgttttttttcagcaggggctgATATTCGCTTGCAAAGCTAGACAAGGATGTAACTTTACAAGCGACAAGAAAATGATATGGACCAGGTCTCATTTGGTTGTAGCCTATTGAGATAACAAAGTATGCATTTGAATTACACCAAAGCTGAATGATgcggaaaacactgcctgctattcacttTCCTGGACCTTAGGAGGCAGCAGAGCCCTTAAGTTCTTTGCTGGAGTGACGTCACGGCCGATCTGCCATTTTtgctccatatggctctggcaatgtataatcGTATGTTCCATGAGTCGCGTGGCTTGCAGTTGCACCATGCCTTTCATTATCAAGTCACTGGCTAACTTTTCACAGTTCATTTCCAATGTGACCTGTGACGACCATGCCTGGTCTTCCCCTGCGGAGGTTGTTGCTGTcatccagcaggtggcagtgctgcGTCCTTTCCCTCCCTTGGAATGGTCTCATCGTTGATTGGATAATTGCTTCATGAGTTACCAATTTTCCTGAGTGTTTGCACCTGAAAGGAGCCTgataaatggcttcacccaGAGGCTCGGGGGGGAGGTGATTTCTCACTCCGTGCTcagttgttggttgttggttgttggttgttggttgttggttgacTTGGTCttcctttgttatttttggatttccacactccacctgcactcacactcaaacacccctaaactgattcactctgacacgcattcagacagaaacacaagtattgaaaaataaaactctttaaatatattttccttgtctggtctccatgttttgttgtgACTGCTTGAATGCCGGTCGTAACAGGCCTCATTCTGGAGAATATAAATTTTAATATCAACCGTAGCACATGAAAAcgtacatatacattttttggaaagGGCAC encodes:
- the LOC133107521 gene encoding extracellular calcium-sensing receptor-like, which translates into the protein MRVSASESEAIILCRKMVDCSLQKMGAHTWLWLWVSLVLGAVCGTASSSCRLLDTLISQSVYKEGDVIIGGLFPIHIQSPEPNLDFTQRAAPLQCQSFYLRAYRWLQTMIFAVEEINRNPQLLPNLTLGYALADTCLSTLATALGLVTGKDPVIMRSRCGRTPEVPVIVGDARSSESIVIARTLGVFSIPMVSYSATCACLGDNQKYPTFFRTVPSDAFQARAIARMLRLFGWTWVGVVMGDDDYGKFGIQHLLEELQNSELCVAFSEVIPKVNLETSIPRIVETLRHSTAKVIVTFAVVADMQVLLREVVRQNITDRQWIATESWITSSHMSSPNNLPLLRGTLGFALRKGNIQGLRSFLTRFQPKDLPSDPFVEEFWEMMFECSFRNGPSPSPSARPNCTGSESLDNVESFYTDVSELRFTYSLYKAVYAIAHAIHNMLSCQPGHGPFEKGGCPNVTNLQPWQILHYIQTVNFTTAMGEATHFDENGEPPAAYDIINWQSGVQGMVEFVKVGHFDSVDGSHSKFDIDVKRVVWGGGQNEVPVSVCSMPCPPGTWKAVQKGKPICCFDCLPCAAGEISNTTGSTECQKCQDRFWSNAARTVCIPKEVEFLSFQETMGIVLAALSVSGVVLTGSVLATFFFHRDTPLVRANNAELSFLLLLSLSLCFLCALAFIGHPSPWSCMLRHTLFGISFVLCISCVLSRTVVVLVAFRASVPGSNIMQYFGPVQQRVAIFLCTSIQALICMLWLVLSPPIPAEIQGRSPRIILECDVGSMAGFACVLGYIGLLAAICFLLAFLARKLPDNFNEAKFITFSMLIFCAVWITFVPAYVSSPGKYTVAVEIFAILASSYGLLLCIFAPKCYIILLRPEKNTKKKMMAK